One Fusobacterium nucleatum genomic window carries:
- a CDS encoding flavodoxin, producing the protein MKTVGIFFGTTGGKTQEVADIIAAQLGDAQVFDVANGVAEMEVFDNIIMASPTYGMGELQDDWASVIDEVADMDFSGKVVAFVGVGDAAIFGANYVEAMKHFYDAVEPKGAKIVGFTSTDGYDFEASEAVIDGDKFMGLAIDASFDTDEITSKVEDWLENKVKDELL; encoded by the coding sequence AACAGTTGGTATATTTTTTGGAACTACAGGAGGAAAAACTCAAGAAGTTGCTGATATCATAGCTGCTCAATTAGGAGATGCACAAGTATTTGATGTTGCTAATGGTGTTGCTGAAATGGAAGTTTTTGATAACATTATAATGGCTTCTCCAACTTATGGAATGGGAGAATTACAAGATGATTGGGCTTCTGTTATTGATGAAGTTGCTGATATGGATTTCTCTGGAAAAGTTGTTGCATTTGTTGGTGTAGGAGATGCTGCAATATTTGGAGCTAACTATGTTGAAGCTATGAAACATTTCTATGATGCTGTTGAACCTAAAGGAGCTAAAATAGTTGGATTTACTTCTACTGATGGATATGATTTTGAAGCTTCTGAAGCAGTTATTGATGGAGATAAATTTATGGGACTTGCAATAGATGCTTCATTTGATACTGATGAAATCACTTCTAAAGTTGAAGATTGGTTAGAAAACAAAGTTAAAGATGAATTACTATAA